Proteins encoded in a region of the Neodiprion lecontei isolate iyNeoLeco1 chromosome 5, iyNeoLeco1.1, whole genome shotgun sequence genome:
- the LOC107220720 gene encoding transmembrane protein 245 isoform X1: MEAPRTPMDNLLNMLGGFSPGHEKALKQGFYNAVALFLLFAASAAFYGLYFILSPFVKPLIWALLCGSVLFPFKLRLTTAVQSWFVAMESSNKPLIVNVAVIPLRFFDDVSEIIGSLLRKYFTYIGPVLVGIPTLLLIYNYTPSFLTCIIWREFQIANTIINFFVSTCGLLTVTTIVIGYLSVLYVYWSPGNSIQFRYMSFVIWFVVSLYISNLIGAYQVIVFVILQLLFLLGFIYEVVLVLERQGMEGRRVTFVDAARTVFSNHLVSQIPNDSSSKSLTPEDDVCMLPRSSGEGTSKFFSELEEQKFETSKESKTLPPQSKLCTKSMSLDADVGMSPEHLLNPQTSKSMENMRARSIAQERNFLKKLKIDFKLSLDIEDDTVNTEYYMYFALYACIGMLVWKHKWMIQLLSLPIAYYLIKQIGSSCGFWKFIDKQYSAIVDTVATWCNERHQALVPAHVRGLYKIGVILNKKLTEVLKGSVDAVATTAVILGLLIFTTCASIFITIQVYAEGMHLIQVTGDVLNSSLVNNADIDWVPEQWEDSVNSVLDNAYTYGRSAISDGIKGLVKDMEPIKAEMMEKKVLELWDRLYQAWMMSNADPAMVGPTVDADAAYSVWESFKDSFGKAPLQLFNMTSVQNFAKENVGILMSLLDSVWGIVKGNVSVITSVFTELLYVVLMSGSAVLNFMLSMVVFFTTLFYLLSSSGKTYKPIELITVFSPISCNSILSIGRFAIALEEAVIGVFAATFKLASFFGMWTWFTHNLFQVKIVYLPSAFATMLGAVPFLDAYIACVPAAMELWFTRGSMVALAFFVFHFAPFNIVVTDFYKEIKGGGHPYLTGLSIAGGVFCLGVQGAIFGPLLLCCIMVAINLSRRYLHSPSEEAIYKLKSQFSRLKGGDI, from the exons ATGGAGGCACCGCGAACGCCGATGGACAATCTCCTGAACATGTTGGGAGGGTTTAGTCCGGGTCACGAGAAGGCACTCAAGCAGGGCTTCTACAATGCCGTAGCTCTCTTTCTACTTTTCGCAGCCTCTGCTGCGTTCTACGGCCTCTATTTCATACTCAGTCCCTTTGTCAAGCCGCTGATATGGGCGCTGCTGTGCGGCTCTGTACTTTTTCCCTTCAAACTGCGACTCACGACCGCCGTACAGTCCTGGTTCGTTGCTATGGAGAGTTCCAACAAGCCATTAATAGTCAATGTTGCTGTAATTCCACTCCGGTTTTTCGACGACGTTTCTGAAATCATCGGCTCGCTGCTGAGGAAGTATTTCACATACATCGGACCCGTTTTGGTTGGCATTCCGACCCTCCTACTCATCTATAACTACACTCCGAGTTTTCTCACTTGCATCATTTGGAGGGAGTTCCAGATCGCCAACACCATAATCAACTTCTTCGTTTCAACATGCGGTTTACTTACG GTAACAACAATTGTCATCGGGTATTTGTCCGTCCTCTACGTATACTGGTCACCGGGAAATTCTATCCAATTCCGCTACATGTCGTTCGTTATATGGTTTGTTGTTAGTTTGTATATATCAAACTTGATCGGAGCGTACCAGGTGATCGTCTTCGTTATTCTGCAGCTGCTTTTCCTGTTGGGTTTCATTTACGAAGTAGTTCTAGTTTTGGAGCGTCAGGGGATGGAGGGAAGAAGAGTAACCTTCGTAGACGCTGCCCGCACAGTTTTCTCTAATCATCTCGTTAGTCAAATACCAAACGATAGTTCTTCCAAATCACTAACACCAGAAGATGACGTATGTATGCTGCCACGTTCGTCGGGCGAAGGaacgtcaaaatttttctctgagctggaagaacaaaaatttgaaaccagTAAAGAATCGAAAACTCTGCCACCTCAGAGTAAGCTGTGCACCAAGTCAATGTCTCTAGATGCAGATGTCGGAATGTCACCTGAGCATCTGCTCAATCCGCAAACTTCAAAGTCAATGGAAAATATGCGCGCAAGGTCAATAGCTCAagagcgaaattttttaaagaagtTAAAAATCGACTTCAAATTGTCACTGGATATCGAAGACGATACAGTGAACACGGAATATTACATGTACTTTGCATTATACGCTTGCATCGGGATGCTTGTTTGGAAACATAAATGGATGATACAACTCTTATCCCTGCCAATTGCCTACTATTTGATCAAGCAAATTGGAAGCTCCTGCGGGTTTTGGAAGTTTATAGACAAACAGTACAGCGCTATCGTCGACACTGTTGCTACCTGGTGCAACGAGAGACATCAAGCATTGGTCCCTGCGCATGTCAGAGGCCTGTACAAAATAGGAGTAAtcctgaataaaaaattgaccgaaGTCTTGAAGGGGTCTGTAGACGCTGTAGCTACCACAGCTGTTATCCTGGGATTGCTCATATTCACTACCTGTGcctcaatttttatcaccatACAG GTTTATGCTGAGGGTATGCACCTGATTCAAGTCACGGGCGATGTTCTGAACTCTTCGCTAGTCAATAACGCAGACATAGACTGGGTGCCAGAGCAATGGGAAGATTCGGTTAACAGCGTGCTGGACAATGCCTACACTTATGGTCGCAGTGCGATATCGGATGGT ATAAAAGGGCTCGTCAAGGACATGGAACCGATAAAGGCTGAAATGATGGAGAAAAAGGTTCTTGAGCTATGGGACAGGCTTTACCAAGCTTGGATGATGTCAAACGCCGATCCTGCAATGGTTGGCCCTACAGTAGACGCTGATGCCGCCTATTCTGTATGGGAAAGTTTTAAAGACAGCTTCGGAAAAGCGCCACTGC AATTATTCAACATGACCAGCGTACAAAATTTTGCCAAAGAAAACGTCGGGATTCTAATGTCACTTTTGGATTCCGTTTGGGGCATAGTCAAAGGAAACGTATCCGTGATAACGAGTGTTTTCACCGAGTTATTGTATGTTGTACTTATGAGTGGCTCTGCAGTACTCAACTTCATGCTCAGCATG GTAGTGTTCTTCACAACACTATTCTATCTGCTGAGTTCTAGTGGAAAGACTTATAAGCCAATAGAACTGATTACTGTGTTCAGCCCGATAAGCTGCAATAG CATTCTCAGCATTGGACG ATTCGCCATTGCCTTGGAAGAAGCAGTGATCGGCGTTTTCGCGGCAACGTTCAAGCTCGCATCGTTCTTTGGAATGTGGACATGGTTTACGCACAATCTATTCCAAGTGAAAATAGTTTACCTTCCATCAGCGTTCGCAACTATGCTAGGTGCAGTTCCTTTCCTGGATGCATACATTGCTTGTGTTCCAGCAGCCATGGAATTGTGGTTTACTCGAGGATCCATGGTTGCCTTGGCCTTTTTCGTGTTCCATTTTGCTCCGTTCAACATCGTAGTCACAGATTTTTACAAGGAGATTAAGGG GGGCGGTCATCCGTACTTGACTGGGCTTTCAATAGCAGGTGGCGTCTTTTGCCTTGGGGTACAAGGTGCGATATTTGGTCCGCTGTTACTTTGCTGTATAATGGTGGCCATAAATCTGAGTCGACGATATCTCCACTCTCCGTCAGAAGAGGCTATTTATAAACTTAAATCTCAATTCAGTCGTTTGAAAGGGGGTGATATATAG
- the LOC107220720 gene encoding transmembrane protein 245 isoform X2, translating into MEAPRTPMDNLLNMLGGFSPGHEKALKQGFYNAVALFLLFAASAAFYGLYFILSPFVKPLIWALLCGSVLFPFKLRLTTAVQSWFVAMESSNKPLIVNVAVIPLRFFDDVSEIIGSLLRKYFTYIGPVLVGIPTLLLIYNYTPSFLTCIIWREFQIANTIINFFVSTCGLLTVTTIVIGYLSVLYVYWSPGNSIQFRYMSFVIWFVVSLYISNLIGAYQVIVFVILQLLFLLGFIYEVVLVLERQGMEGRRVTFVDAARTVFSNHLVSQIPNDSSSKSLTPEDDVCMLPRSSGEGTSKFFSELEEQKFETSKESKTLPPQSKLCTKSMSLDADVGMSPEHLLNPQTSKSMENMRARSIAQERNFLKKLKIDFKLSLDIEDDTVNTEYYMYFALYACIGMLVWKHKWMIQLLSLPIAYYLIKQIGSSCGFWKFIDKQYSAIVDTVATWCNERHQALVPAHVRGLYKIGVILNKKLTEVLKGSVDAVATTAVILGLLIFTTCASIFITIQVYAEGMHLIQVTGDVLNSSLVNNADIDWVPEQWEDSVNSVLDNAYTYGRSAISDGIKGLVKDMEPIKAEMMEKKVLELWDRLYQAWMMSNADPAMVGPTVDADAAYSVWESFKDSFGKAPLQLFNMTSVQNFAKENVGILMSLLDSVWGIVKGNVSVITSVFTELLYVVLMSGSAVLNFMLSMVVFFTTLFYLLSSSGKTYKPIELITVFSPISCNRFAIALEEAVIGVFAATFKLASFFGMWTWFTHNLFQVKIVYLPSAFATMLGAVPFLDAYIACVPAAMELWFTRGSMVALAFFVFHFAPFNIVVTDFYKEIKGGGHPYLTGLSIAGGVFCLGVQGAIFGPLLLCCIMVAINLSRRYLHSPSEEAIYKLKSQFSRLKGGDI; encoded by the exons ATGGAGGCACCGCGAACGCCGATGGACAATCTCCTGAACATGTTGGGAGGGTTTAGTCCGGGTCACGAGAAGGCACTCAAGCAGGGCTTCTACAATGCCGTAGCTCTCTTTCTACTTTTCGCAGCCTCTGCTGCGTTCTACGGCCTCTATTTCATACTCAGTCCCTTTGTCAAGCCGCTGATATGGGCGCTGCTGTGCGGCTCTGTACTTTTTCCCTTCAAACTGCGACTCACGACCGCCGTACAGTCCTGGTTCGTTGCTATGGAGAGTTCCAACAAGCCATTAATAGTCAATGTTGCTGTAATTCCACTCCGGTTTTTCGACGACGTTTCTGAAATCATCGGCTCGCTGCTGAGGAAGTATTTCACATACATCGGACCCGTTTTGGTTGGCATTCCGACCCTCCTACTCATCTATAACTACACTCCGAGTTTTCTCACTTGCATCATTTGGAGGGAGTTCCAGATCGCCAACACCATAATCAACTTCTTCGTTTCAACATGCGGTTTACTTACG GTAACAACAATTGTCATCGGGTATTTGTCCGTCCTCTACGTATACTGGTCACCGGGAAATTCTATCCAATTCCGCTACATGTCGTTCGTTATATGGTTTGTTGTTAGTTTGTATATATCAAACTTGATCGGAGCGTACCAGGTGATCGTCTTCGTTATTCTGCAGCTGCTTTTCCTGTTGGGTTTCATTTACGAAGTAGTTCTAGTTTTGGAGCGTCAGGGGATGGAGGGAAGAAGAGTAACCTTCGTAGACGCTGCCCGCACAGTTTTCTCTAATCATCTCGTTAGTCAAATACCAAACGATAGTTCTTCCAAATCACTAACACCAGAAGATGACGTATGTATGCTGCCACGTTCGTCGGGCGAAGGaacgtcaaaatttttctctgagctggaagaacaaaaatttgaaaccagTAAAGAATCGAAAACTCTGCCACCTCAGAGTAAGCTGTGCACCAAGTCAATGTCTCTAGATGCAGATGTCGGAATGTCACCTGAGCATCTGCTCAATCCGCAAACTTCAAAGTCAATGGAAAATATGCGCGCAAGGTCAATAGCTCAagagcgaaattttttaaagaagtTAAAAATCGACTTCAAATTGTCACTGGATATCGAAGACGATACAGTGAACACGGAATATTACATGTACTTTGCATTATACGCTTGCATCGGGATGCTTGTTTGGAAACATAAATGGATGATACAACTCTTATCCCTGCCAATTGCCTACTATTTGATCAAGCAAATTGGAAGCTCCTGCGGGTTTTGGAAGTTTATAGACAAACAGTACAGCGCTATCGTCGACACTGTTGCTACCTGGTGCAACGAGAGACATCAAGCATTGGTCCCTGCGCATGTCAGAGGCCTGTACAAAATAGGAGTAAtcctgaataaaaaattgaccgaaGTCTTGAAGGGGTCTGTAGACGCTGTAGCTACCACAGCTGTTATCCTGGGATTGCTCATATTCACTACCTGTGcctcaatttttatcaccatACAG GTTTATGCTGAGGGTATGCACCTGATTCAAGTCACGGGCGATGTTCTGAACTCTTCGCTAGTCAATAACGCAGACATAGACTGGGTGCCAGAGCAATGGGAAGATTCGGTTAACAGCGTGCTGGACAATGCCTACACTTATGGTCGCAGTGCGATATCGGATGGT ATAAAAGGGCTCGTCAAGGACATGGAACCGATAAAGGCTGAAATGATGGAGAAAAAGGTTCTTGAGCTATGGGACAGGCTTTACCAAGCTTGGATGATGTCAAACGCCGATCCTGCAATGGTTGGCCCTACAGTAGACGCTGATGCCGCCTATTCTGTATGGGAAAGTTTTAAAGACAGCTTCGGAAAAGCGCCACTGC AATTATTCAACATGACCAGCGTACAAAATTTTGCCAAAGAAAACGTCGGGATTCTAATGTCACTTTTGGATTCCGTTTGGGGCATAGTCAAAGGAAACGTATCCGTGATAACGAGTGTTTTCACCGAGTTATTGTATGTTGTACTTATGAGTGGCTCTGCAGTACTCAACTTCATGCTCAGCATG GTAGTGTTCTTCACAACACTATTCTATCTGCTGAGTTCTAGTGGAAAGACTTATAAGCCAATAGAACTGATTACTGTGTTCAGCCCGATAAGCTGCAATAG ATTCGCCATTGCCTTGGAAGAAGCAGTGATCGGCGTTTTCGCGGCAACGTTCAAGCTCGCATCGTTCTTTGGAATGTGGACATGGTTTACGCACAATCTATTCCAAGTGAAAATAGTTTACCTTCCATCAGCGTTCGCAACTATGCTAGGTGCAGTTCCTTTCCTGGATGCATACATTGCTTGTGTTCCAGCAGCCATGGAATTGTGGTTTACTCGAGGATCCATGGTTGCCTTGGCCTTTTTCGTGTTCCATTTTGCTCCGTTCAACATCGTAGTCACAGATTTTTACAAGGAGATTAAGGG GGGCGGTCATCCGTACTTGACTGGGCTTTCAATAGCAGGTGGCGTCTTTTGCCTTGGGGTACAAGGTGCGATATTTGGTCCGCTGTTACTTTGCTGTATAATGGTGGCCATAAATCTGAGTCGACGATATCTCCACTCTCCGTCAGAAGAGGCTATTTATAAACTTAAATCTCAATTCAGTCGTTTGAAAGGGGGTGATATATAG